A section of the Streptomyces xinghaiensis S187 genome encodes:
- a CDS encoding TetR/AcrR family transcriptional regulator encodes MSASARRPDAAQNRTRIVEAARAALAESDHVHLNEIAKRAGVGQGTLYRNFPNREALLAEVYRRDVEELVTAAPALLAEHEPVEALRHWLDRVIDYAEIKHGVLAALEPAAWQDLVAHSHNPIEDALAVLLDAGKAAGSLRTDVDAHGVLQLITYLGRLDRAAWESRARPLMNVILDGLRRRDAPVRETGR; translated from the coding sequence ATGAGCGCGTCAGCACGCCGCCCGGACGCGGCGCAGAACCGGACCCGCATCGTGGAGGCCGCCCGGGCAGCCCTCGCCGAGTCCGACCACGTGCACCTTAACGAGATCGCCAAACGCGCGGGGGTGGGACAGGGAACGCTCTACCGGAACTTCCCGAACCGAGAAGCGCTCCTCGCCGAGGTATACCGGCGCGACGTCGAAGAACTCGTGACCGCCGCCCCCGCTCTGCTGGCGGAACACGAGCCCGTGGAAGCCCTGCGCCACTGGCTCGACCGAGTGATCGACTACGCCGAGATCAAGCACGGCGTACTGGCAGCGCTGGAACCGGCGGCGTGGCAGGACCTGGTCGCCCACAGCCACAACCCCATCGAAGATGCTCTCGCTGTCCTGCTGGACGCCGGGAAAGCGGCCGGTTCCCTCCGCACGGACGTGGACGCCCACGGGGTCCTCCAGCTAATCACCTACCTCGGCCGACTGGACCGGGCCGCATGGGAGTCAAGAGCACGCCCTCTGATGAACGTCATCCTCGACGGTCTTCGCCGACGGGACGCGCCGGTGAGGGAGACGGGCCGGTGA